The Methanocella arvoryzae MRE50 DNA window TAATGTCAGCCACCCTGAAGCCGTTCGAGATGGTCAAGGCCACGCTGGGCATCGACCGGCCGACTGAGGAGATCACCTTCGGCACTACCTATCCAGAGGAGCGAAGGCGGACGCTGGCCGTGGACATCGCCCCCCAGTTCGCGAAGAACAGGGACGCGCCGGAGACAGTGAATGCCCTCGTCGGGCTGCTGAAAGATGTAGTGGACAAGTCGGAGGGCAACGTCCTCATCTTCTTCCCCAGCAGCGGAGAAGCCCGGAAATATGCAGGCATGCTGAACCTCGACGTGCCGGTCTTCATCGATGAGGCGGGCATCTCCGCCCAGGATACCAAGCTGGAATTCTTCAAGCACGGAGAGGACGGCAAAAAGGCGGTCCTGATCACCTATCTCTGGGGCACCCTGACTGAAGGAGTAGACTACAAGTTCGACCGGTGCCGCACCGTAGTAATAGTAGGCATCGGGTTCCCGAGCCTGAACGACCGCACGAAGGCCATCCAGCGGGCGTACGACGAAAAGTTCGGCCCCGGCAAAGGCTGGGACTACGGCGTCCTGTACCCCACAGTCAGGCGCATCAGACAGGCCTGCGGCAGGGTGGTGAGATCGCCAGCCGACTACGGTGTCCGAGTGCTGGCAGACGCACGGTTCACCCACGCCTCGGTAGTCAAGCTAAAGAAGTATTCCATCCACATGCAGTTCCCTGACTACGAGCGCAAAGAGTTCATCGACGTGAAGCCTGAGAAAGTTAAATATTCGATGATGAACTTTTTCGGGGATATAAGAGCGTCAGATAGCTCGAAGAAGTAGCGCTGCCCCGGAGGCAGTAGACAGTACGCCCTGTGGGCCCATTTTATAGCCCTCGGATGGGATACAGATATATACACCTTCAGATATCTATTATTCCAGCGCGCCAATCAGAACGTTGTTTTTGATTAGTGTGAAACGTCTGTACCGTACGGACGGTGCCTTACAGGCACAGCTACGGCTCCTTCCTACAAGGGGTCGCAATGCGGTTGTGGCTTTAACTAAAAACAGCCACCCTTAACACTACAAGAGGAGATAATTATGGCGAGAAAAGCAGGCAAGAAGGTTGACGCCTTCCGTGCAAAGAACTGGTACCAGGTCATCGCACCCGCAGAGTTCAACAGGGCCAACATCGGAGAAACTTTAGCCGATGATCCCGGCAAAATGATTGGCAGGGTCATGGAATCCACCCTCGGCGACGTTACCGGCGACTGGACCAAGCAGAACATCAAGATGATTTTCAGGATCGAGGAGATCGGCGGCAACAGCGCTTACACTTCGTTCCTCGGCCACGAGTTGACCAGGGACTACATGCGCTCCCTCGTGAAGAGGAGGACCTCTAAGATTGACGCCAACGTCGTCGTCACCACCAAGGACGGCTTTAAGGTCAGGGTCAAGCCCATCGTCTTAACGGTCAAGAGGGCCCGCACCAGCCAGATCGAGAGCATCCGCCAGATCATGATCAACGTGGTCAACAAGCGCGGCGCAGAGCTCGGCTTCACGGAATTCATCAACGAGGTCGTCACCGGCAAGGTCGCCTCCGAGATCTACAAGAACACCAAGAACATCTACCCGCTCCGCAGGGTGGAGATCGGCAAGTCCGAGCTCGTCTACAGGCCCGCCGTAGCCGCAGCCAAGGCCGCCCCGGCACCGGAACCGACCCCGGCACCCGCTCCGGCCCCGGAGACCGCTGCCCCCGCAGAGCAGCCGAAGGAATAAGCATAATATAGATGCGGCCCTGATGGGCTGCCCAAATTTTTTATTAAGAGATTAGCCACATGGCTGATACATTATAAACAGATCTTTAAGCCCCACGCTTCTTCAGCTTGATAAAGCTCAGGTTGACGTTCTTGTACTTCTGGAGGGCTTTGATGGCAGTTTCTCTGACGCCGGGGTCTTCGTCGCGGAGCATGGCCATGAGGGGCTTGACGGCGAGGTCGCTGCCTATCTCCCCTAAAGCCCAGGCGGTGTCTTTGCGGACGAACCAGTTGGAGTCCTGTAACGCTCTGATTAGAGGCTCAACTGCCCTGGCATCTTTGAGCATGCCCAGCGCCCGGGCGGCGTCTTTGCGGACGTAACCCCGGCTATCGTCGAGCATGCGGATGAGAGGCTCAACGGCCTGTGTATCCCCGATGCGCCCCAGGGACTCCGCGGCGTTTTCCCGGACTACCGG harbors:
- a CDS encoding 30S ribosomal protein S3ae, with translation MARKAGKKVDAFRAKNWYQVIAPAEFNRANIGETLADDPGKMIGRVMESTLGDVTGDWTKQNIKMIFRIEEIGGNSAYTSFLGHELTRDYMRSLVKRRTSKIDANVVVTTKDGFKVRVKPIVLTVKRARTSQIESIRQIMINVVNKRGAELGFTEFINEVVTGKVASEIYKNTKNIYPLRRVEIGKSELVYRPAVAAAKAAPAPEPTPAPAPAPETAAPAEQPKE